The DNA segment CATTTTCAATAATAGCTTGTAATTGGTTGGGTTATATATACTTAACGGGTTACTAATTTTGAGCATCCTGACCACGTCACCCGAAATACCCCCATATGATCTCCATAAAATCTCGATAACCCGATCTCGGACTTACAACCCctcattaataataatgtgtatgTGCCTAGTGATTGTTGAGGTTGAGGAAAAATggatttgtttgattttttttaagtctttaAATTCGCGCATCATTAATCAGATTGTGTCTTAGCGTTGGTTTTTGGATTGAACCATAAAAGCACGATGGACGGCATGTAAACCCCTTTTGCTTgtactagttttaattataagtatTGTATCTTTTTTCCTTGCCTAACAGCgggtagccttaggggctattcgAGCTAGGCACGGTTTGGTGTGTAAGCTCACCGGACTCAAGCTGGGTGACTGTGATAACATtaaccatagcaagagcagtacttcgttGAAATCAACACCTAAacaatcgcgacctactgagaagatccggcgagaaacacagtgagTTTTGGGCAACGGGCTAGGTTGCACATCGAACGCTTTTTTGCATTCGACGTGTTCAACGAGATCAATGAACGGTGCTTGGGGTAACCAAAATACCGagagtagatcgggaggatccgataaGTTGAGCTTAATGCGACGACAGCTTTACGTTGCTCCGTCGTCTGTGTCAGATGTAATTCGAGACAGCCATGATAAGAGGATGAACGTGCCTCGCCACTTTCTCGAAGAAATATTGAACCAACCGTTTCATGTGTCATagatagtttaataaaatattatattaactattatattaataaaatattatcactTAATTCTTTTCGTCCGCTGCCAAATCAACTGTAAGGTGATGTGAAACACTTACGGGACAAGAGCCTCACGATATTCTTCATCCCACTATCGGGATTCCGTGTAGAAAAGGAACTATCTCAAGCATCGTCGCATCTGTCTGAGATGGTGGGCTCGCTGCGTTCAGCAATTACTAATAATTCAATATTCTAGATTTCGTACAAAATCAGGAGTCCATTTGCACTGCATTTCCAATGCTTTAGCGAATATTCGTACAATTTCGAGGAGATATAGGGTTTTGAGAATGGAAAAGACTTgtcaataatacttttttttaccttAATTCTAATAAATATGAAACTCAATGAAACCATTGGAATGTTTGCATTATGTTTAattctcatttttattaaataatccaTAATGGTAAGgcaaaaaacataatatattaagacATTAAGCCTTGAGGTTCCCTTTTACTATCATCTATCTATTAAGATACAATTTGTAACAATACATTGGCAAATTAAACTGTCTAGCATTCTTTGAACATTTcatcaattttataaaataaatgtcattTAAGGCCAGTAAGTGAATTCTGCTTAAAATACGTAACATAAATAAACTAACAATTTTTCATGATAATAAGTCTTGCTTTTGGTGTAATGATTGTTGCTGGTGAATTTCTTGTATAGTTGAAACGGGAAGTGTAGCACTAACTGTTATAGAAGGCATACCTGGTAATGAGACAGGTGTTACAACTGATACTCCTGTTGAAATTGGAGGTGGTTGTATTGGTGTTGCAGCAAAATTGCTCATGTCAAATGTAGGTACTAGATTTGGTGCAGTTGTAGGGAAAGCAGCTGGAGTCACAGAAGCCTGAGACTGACTATAATTTGGCATCATTGGTATGTATGGCTGAGGCTGATTCATCGGCATACCAGGCAGACTGGGCAGTGGTGCTGGAGGCTGCATACTAGATACTGATGGTATGCTTCCAAGTTGAGTCAATGTTGCATCTGCAAAATCTTCAGACAAGATTTCATCTtaataaagtatcttttataataaaaacaaacaatatgaaaatttaattacttactACTAGAATATGCAGCCATGTTAGATACCATAGACTGTGCAGAGGAGGATGGTGACTGTTGGGTTGGCTGCTCTACAATGTTTTCGATAGAGTTTTGCTGTGGATACTGCAAATATTGTTCATTAAACTTATTCGGAGATGGGAAATTTCCAGGGGTAACCATTGGTACTCCGGTCAAAAATGGTGGAGGGGGATTCTGTTGTTCCCCTTCAGCATTCGCGTTAATAACAGGGCTGGCTTTCTCATCATTTACAGTTAGTTTTTGGTTTTGAGATACTGTATTTTGTGGAATATAAGTTTGTTGAGACACCTGAAagacaacattattattattaacaacaacagtttttctttcaattacaatttttttcaaactaaagatttctacattattattaagttccAATAAAAAATTAGTACATTAAATAAAGCTAGTAATtcatacttaaaaaatatgatagtaaattaattatttattttaaatattcacatACAATGGATCCCCGGTAATCTGGCCCTTGTCTAATCTGGCACCCTTTATATTGACTCCAATATTTTTTGAGAATTTTCGCTAATATAGATAATGCATGATTGAACAGATTACAAATTGTATGTGCCACCACTATTGTACTAGACATGTAGGTATCTTTTTGATTCGAATTgcttaatttgaatttgaattgtatATGATAGTGGTGAAGCCTAGATCGCGTTCATTATTTAAtgtgtactagctgacccggcagacttcagaCAGAAATCGTTGGATTAGAAGTTACACGTGTAAACAAAAATGTAGATTATAAGGGTTCTTAGGCAGTCAAAATAAGCCGACAAATTTATTAGTTCGACACTGGCCTACAAAACATTTATCAGATTACCAGGAGTCCGCTGTATTAAAAAGTTttactgaaataatttatttataaatttttacctGCTTTACatgaaataattgatttttcatAGTTTAGCATAATCatataaaagaaattaaatcaaaatttaaagaaaaaaaacattacataccatTCCTGGATTGTACAGTTGCTGTGGAGAGTTAGTAGGAGGACTATGCCTTATGGGAATTCTATGCAAGTAGCCATACCCTATGCCACATCCCAAGCTACCATCCCCTCCCCAGTTATGGTTTGGTGTTATGAGAACCTCACGACATGTATCATCATTTGCATTATATACATACAACTTTAGAGCTCTTCCTTCATGAGCCTCTATGAGAGTGAATAAGTCTTCACTTTCATGCAAAATAGAATCTGAACCTATTATATAATCAGAGAATGGTCTAAGGCCAGCTAGTTCTGCTGGAGATGATGGATGTACTTcctgaaaaacaatattaagcATCCAAATTGTTACAATTCATTTACCAATTAAATTGTTGAAATGGATTTTTTGATTGATATGTTACACTTACCAATACATGCCACACATTTTCATTGGCGCCTTCGAAGGAGCAAAATCTGATACTAACACCAAGCAATCCTTGGCCACCCCAGTTAGCACTTGGTGTGATCATTACCTCTCTTACTGATTGTGTCTTACTGCTGTATATAAGCATTTTGATAGGTTTATCAACGTTGTTTTTTAACAATTCTTTTAATGTGTCATTGTCTTGGTCTAATCTGGTAGTCTCAATTGCTAAAATGAAGTCAAAAAATGCTTCAAGATTAGCTTTTTGGCCGGGTGAACCCTCTTGaacctataataataaataatataatgattggCGTGTAAATAATACTCTTATGAACCAGAGTAATTAAAGTAATATcgttaaaaaacaaacccgtaaAACATGATATCCCTCAGTTCCACCTCCAGGAACTTCAGTGCTGTGTGAGGAGCCCATTGAGATCCGTATATCACTTAGTTATTATACGAGGGATGTTTGGATATAGTTATACTGGCCTCAAGTTATTTGtctatttcaaaatataataaacacccTAACTTTATCGTCTATCGTTCAGTTCAATTTTGGTTTTGCTTTTTGACATTGACTGCTGGTTTTGACGTGGCACTATGCACCGGTGTATAATTCTGTGTTATCTATGCCCAAAGGTATAAAATCAGTGCGGAGAAAGGGCGGGAACGTCAAAATAAATAGGCgcttttttcaagttaattttaatttatttggttttagccCTTTTTTACGACattgtttcttaatttttcactgtgttagagtttaaaattatattccataAGTGTGTTCCGTATTAATGGACGATGACGACAGGGGTGAGGGCTTCAGCTCCGCCCCTGTGTCCGCTCCCAAAATAATGGGAAAACGAAGATTGACCTCATCTGAATACGACGAAAgccgcaaaataaaaatgactttcattaaaaataagcgCGGTCTTTTTAAAGACCACCATGCTCTTTATGAAGAccttacaaaaaaagaatacccAGTGCTTCTTCAGTCAAGCCTCTCGCAACCAAATAACAGAGTCCCAATGGATCTGTTaagaataaacaaatctttaaaaaatgttcaagggGTACAGTATGTCAAAGCTGCTGGAAACTTTTTTGCTAAAGTTTACTTTGGCTGTGCTCGGGATGCCAACACTTTTTTATTAGATGTAAGCTTTATGGAGTTAAATAATTGGACAGCAAAAATACCTTACGATAGCATTGAGAGTCAAGGAATTATTCGAGCTCCTGTGGAATTAGATGAAGAATctcttttagtaaatttaaaagcttCATGCACAATACTCGGAGtaaaaagatttttcaaaaaacaagAGAATGGAAGTGACAAGCCACTGCAAACTGTGCTGGTTACATTTTTGGCGTCTAGCCATCCTGATCACGTCACATACGAGCATATTTGGATGCCTGTTTCGGATTATATTAGACCTGTGTTACAGTGCTTCAAATGCTACAAATTCGGACATGGAAGTGGTGCCTGTAAAGCCACTCAAGTTTGCTCTATTTGTTCAGGCAATCATTTTTATAAGGAGTGCAGCACTCCCAACATCTTCAAGTGCTCCAACTGCAGTGGGCCACATTCTGCAgtttcttactcttgctcagtaAAGGCAGCCAAGGTTGCTGAAGTTAAAAATAAGATCATCGGCAAGCAAACATCATATGCAGCCATACTAAAGACTCCTGTTATTAAGAACCCCGTGACCTCTTCTGACATACCTATATCTGCGAAGACCCCTCAAGGTAGGGCTTTAATTTCAGACATTATCAATTCAGAAATTGTCATCAGAaccattacaaaaactttaatagAATTGTTAAAGAAAAAGGATTCTAAATCCCCTTCTGGACCTATATCtactcaattaattaaagaaatgctAGTAACGAATTTTACATCATAAATTATGGATAGTTCTACTCAATCTTATATGCATAATTCTGTTGGTCAGTTTAATATCATTCATTGGAACTCTAGaagtttatttcctaaattaGATCAACTTAAAGATTTCCTCAGTAAACTTGACAAGTGTGTTGATatgattttattcaatgaaaCCTGGTTAACTTCACATAAAATCATCAAATTACCTGGATTTAATGTTATAAGAAGAGATTCCAACCACCCACATGGTGGGGTTGCTATTGCATTACGCtctaagtataaatttaaaataatagacacaatttctcaatatcattttcaaaatattttaattacagtttacattaataatttttcttttgacaTTCTATGTGTTTACATTCCTCCACCACCAAATGGTAAGttcactattaatttattgaaagattcatgttctaaatttgtttcaaataattatttaataattggtgACTTCAATGCACATCATGCTTCCTGGAGTTCAAGAGTCAATGATAGAAGAGGTAAAGCCCTTCATGATTATGTGGAAAGTTCTGAGTTAGTTTGTTTAAATGATGACACAATCACAACCTTTGCTCCATTTGGTCAACAAGGAAATGTATTGGATCTAGTATTCGCTTCCCCTGCTCTTAGCTCTAGTTGCACAGTTTCTGTCCTTGATGATTTGCTCAGTAGTAATCATTTCCCACTACTTATTGAAGTCTTTAACGATGCTTTTCTTCCTTCCCATCCTTCCTTTGGCCCGACCACCTCTTCAATAAATCAAGTTGATACACTAGATAATACCTCTTTAgctaacataaattttaataagattgactggtcaaaatttaataacttatgTGAAAGTGAGTTTTCAAGTTTTAGCTTCGCTGATAACCctcttgaaaattataatatgtttttgagtATTTTACATGACATATTAATGACTTTTGACAAAAAGTGTTACTCGCACAAAAAACGGAATTGTTCCAAAGCTGTTCCTTGGTGGAATGCTGATTGTGACCGCGTAGTTTTACAAGCCAAAGTTGCTTTATTATCGTAGAAGCATTATCCAAATAtggaaaactatattattttcaaaaagctGGACGCTTTGAAGAAAAGaactttatatgaaataaaacgttCAAGCTGGATGAATCTTTGCTCATCATTCAATCGATTGACTTCGAGTAAAATTATTTGGGATCACATTCGTAGATTTAAACACGCTAAACCCAATTATATTTCTTCGTCTtcaagtttttttcaaaatcccGCTAATGCATCTTTGTTTTTGGACTCGATAACTGGTTCTGAGAATGAAATTTCTGAATCTAAgttacaagatttttttaacagcCACGGAAAACCGGAGGCTCAATGGATGG comes from the Bombyx mori chromosome 10, ASM3026992v2 genome and includes:
- the LOC101740181 gene encoding Golgi reassembly-stacking protein 2, with the protein product MGSSHSTEVPGGGTEGYHVLRVQEGSPGQKANLEAFFDFILAIETTRLDQDNDTLKELLKNNVDKPIKMLIYSSKTQSVREVMITPSANWGGQGLLGVSIRFCSFEGANENVWHVLEVHPSSPAELAGLRPFSDYIIGSDSILHESEDLFTLIEAHEGRALKLYVYNANDDTCREVLITPNHNWGGDGSLGCGIGYGYLHRIPIRHSPPTNSPQQLYNPGMVSQQTYIPQNTVSQNQKLTVNDEKASPVINANAEGEQQNPPPPFLTGVPMVTPGNFPSPNKFNEQYLQYPQQNSIENIVEQPTQQSPSSSAQSMVSNMAAYSSNFADATLTQLGSIPSVSSMQPPAPLPSLPGMPMNQPQPYIPMMPNYSQSQASVTPAAFPTTAPNLVPTFDMSNFAATPIQPPPISTGVSVVTPVSLPGMPSITVSATLPVSTIQEIHQQQSLHQKQDLLS